The sequence below is a genomic window from Coffea arabica cultivar ET-39 chromosome 8e, Coffea Arabica ET-39 HiFi, whole genome shotgun sequence.
AACATCGCCGCCTCCTTCTCTccatctttttttccttttctcggTAATATGCCCGCGACCCCCTTTTATTTTGCTCTAACATAGCTAGATTTTGCATAGAGTTAGTTGCCTTGTTTGATTGATTTGTTGATTTTTGATCTGGGCTGTTGTTGTTTTTGGCATCTATCTGGTATAAAGTCTTACTTTTTCCATCTGGGTTTGTTGTTTTTTGAGCTTTTTTTTGTATGTTGACTTGTTGATTAGCTTATTTAGATCTAGATCCAATCTGGGTTCTCGGAAAACTTGTTTCTTTGAAGGATGGAAACTAATCAGTTTGCTGTTCTTGATGAGTTTTTTTTGTTGTGTCTAAGCAAACCAGAAACGATGAGTGAATATATGCTTGCTTTATTCGTATTACTATTCTGGAGTTTCTGCACGGGGTCATCGATAAAAGAATCTTTCATTTATGGGAAGAAATTTTCCTGTCTGTGATTTTAATAGTAGCTGTTGCTGATCTGGATTTTTTTGTTTCAGTTTATTTTTGTGCTTGGCAAATCTTTTTCTGGATTTTATGCCATATTCTGTTGTTTCAAGTCTGTTTGTTCTTTTTGTTTGAAAGGGCGATATAGTTTGTTGTTACCCCTGTTGGAAAAGAAGTTTTCCTGGATCCATTTTATCTAATAATTGctcttttttggaaaaaaatttgcaTCTTTTTGTGCAGGAGTCTTTTCTCCGTGCACAAGCTTTATTAGTAGGGTGTGAGGGAGCAATAGATATGGGTGCAGCTTTATTAGTAGGTTATTAGTAGGGTGTGAGGGAGCAATAGATATGGACTCAGTCTTATTTTTATATGAGAGCATATGCAGGAGtgtgttttcatttttattgttgCTGAAGATGGAAAGGATATTTTTTGAATTCCGCAACATATGACAGTCTCATTGCATAATCTAGCGTTAGGGAATTATGGAGAACTTTGATGACTGTTTCTATTTGTTATCATGATGCTTTCTGTCTCTCCTCATTTTCTGACTTTCTTGATGAGCAGGTTCTGTGAATTATTTTTATCCAATCCTCTTTTGCGGTTAATATCTGAAAGCCTATCAAGATGGTAAGTCAGTTTTTCCTCCGTTCTACTTGAGTAACATCAACTGTTGCTAGATGTTTCTTACTGATGGTTAATTTTATGGGGCACTTGCAGGTGAAGTTCACAGCAGAAGAGCTTCGAAGGATTATGGACTACAAGCACAATATCCGTAATATGTCTGTTATTGCACATGTTGATCATGGTAAGTAGGACTGTCCATTATTCTTTTGGGAGAACCCGATCATAACCCTTATGTGGATAAGAAAGTCATAAGAATTGATTTGAAAGTGGATTAGTTAATCCTTCattaagtaaagaaaagatGAAAAGAAATGGTTTTATGCCATCATTTGTCTGTATTTTCTCATCCTAATGCATTTATTCTAAACAACAATCATGAAAATGGCGTATGTTACTATAATTGCATTTCAACTATTAGAATTTTCCTCATGACACAGCTTATATATCATCATCTCGTATGTCTTGCTTGTTAAAATtgctactattttttttttagtttcatcTTCATTTCTGTTTTTACTTCTGCTTCTGTTTTTAATTTCACTTGTAAGATTTGTTTTGATTCTGTGGAAGTTTCTTTCTAACTCATGTTGACATCTCACAGGGAAGTCCACTCTTACTGATTCTCTTGTGGCTGCTGCTGGTATCATTGCTCAAGAAGTTGCTGGAGATGTTCGAATGACGGATACAAGAGCAGATGAAGCTGAGCGTGGTATTACAATCAAGTCCACTGGTATCTCACTTTATTATGAGATGACTGATGAAGCTTTAAAGGCCTACAAAGGGGAGCGGCAGGGAAATGAGTATCTTATTAATCTTATTGATTCCCCTGGGCATGTTGATTTCTCATCTGAGGTGACTGCTGCCCTTCGTATTACTGATGGTGCATTGGTGGTGGTTGATTGTATCGAGGGTGTGTGTGTCCAAACAGAAACTGTCCTTCGACAGGCTCTGGGAGAAAGGATTCGGCCTGTCTTAACTGTCAACAAAATGGACAGGTGTTTCCTTGAGCTCCAGGTTGAGGGGGAGGAGGCTTACCAAACATTTCAGAAGGTTATTGAGAATGCCAACGTTATCATGGCGACATATGAAGATCCTCTCCTTGGTGATGTCCAGGTTTACCCAGAGAAAGGTACCGTTGCTTTCTCTGCTGGTTTACATGGCTGGGCTTTCACTCTTAGTAACTTCGCCAAAATGTATGCCTCCAAGTTTGGTGTTGATGAGTCTAAGATGATGGAAAGACTGTGGGGTGAGAATTTCTTTGACCCTGCTACCAAGAAGTGGACCAGCAAGAACACTGGCTCACCTACATGCAAGCGTGGTTTTGTTCAGTTCTGTTATGAGCCCATCAAGCAGATCATCAGCACTTGCATGAATGATCAGAAGGACAAGCTGTGGCCAATGTTGTCAAAGCTTGGAGTAACGATGAAGTCTGATGAAAAAGAGTTGATGGGAAAGGCACTCATGAAGCGTGTCATGCAGACATGGCTTCCAGCAAGTAGTGCTCTACTTGAAATGATGGTCTACCATCTTCCATCTCCTGCCAAGGCTCAGAAGTACCGTGTTGAAAACTTGTACGAGGGTCCGCTTGATGATCAATATGCTAATGCCGTCAGGAACTGTGATCCCGAGGGACCTCTTATGGTCTATGTATCCAAGATGATTCCAGCATCTGACAAAGGTAGATTCTTTGCTTTTGGCCGtgtgttttctggaaaaattgCTACTGGCATGAAGGTTAGAATCATGGGTCCCAACTATGTTCCTGGAGAGAAAAAGGACTTGTATGTTAAGAATGTCCAAAGAACAGTTATTTGGATGGGTAAGAAGCAGGAAACAGTTGAGGATGTGCCATGTGGTAACACAGTTGCTATGGTTGGTTTGGATCAATTCATCACCAAGAATGCAACCTTGACCAATGAAAAGGAAGTTGATGCTCATCCAATTAGAGCAATGAAGTTCTCTGTCTCCCCTGTCGTGCGTGTTGCTGTGCAGTGCAAGGTTGCATCTGACCTCCCCAAGCTTGTTGAAGGTTTGAAACGTCTGGCGAAGTCTGACCCTATGGTTGTCTGTACGATTGAGGAATCTGGAGAGCACATCATTGCTGGTGCTGGAGAACTGCACCTTGAAATTTGCTTAAAGGATTTGCAAGATGATTTTATGGGCGGTGCTGAGATTATTAAGTCTGATCCAGTGGTGTCTTTCCGTGAGACAGTTCTCGAGAAGTCTTGTCGCACTGTGATGAGCAAATCTCCTAACAAGCACAACCGTCTCTATATGGAAGCTAGGCCCCTGGAAGAGGGGCTTGCTGAGGCCATTGATGATGGTCGTATTGGTCCAAGGGATGATCCAAAGAATCGTTCTAAGATCTTGTCAGAGGAGTTTGGATGGGACAAGGATCTTGCAAAGAAAATCTGGTGTTTTGGTCCTGAGACTACTGGACCCAACATGGTGGTTGATATGTGCAAGGGAGTTCAGTACCTGAATGAAATTAAGGATTCTGTTGTTGCTGGTTTCCAGTGGGCTTCAAAAGAAGGTGCATTGGCTGAAGAAAACATGAGAGGTATCTGCTTTGAGGTTTGTGACGTCGTCCTGCATGCTGATGCCATCCACAGAGGCGGTGGCCAGGTTATTCCTACTGCTAGGAGGGTTATCTATGCTTCCCAACTTACTGCTAAGCCCCGACTTTTGGAACCCGTGTACCTTGTGGAGATCCAAGCACCCGAACAAGCTCTCGGTGGCATCTACAGTGTTCTGAACCAGAAGCGTGGACACGTCTTTGAGGAGATGCAGAGGCCAGGCACACCCCTTTACAATATCAAGGCCTATCTTCCTGTCGTCGAGTCATTTGGTTTCTCAGGTACATTGAGAGCTTCTACATCAGGACAGGCATTCCCCCAGTGTGTCTTTGATCACTGGGATATGATGTCCTCGGATCCATTAGAATCTGGATCGCAAGCTGCTCAGCTTGTTACTGAGATCAGAAAGAGGAAGGGTTTGAAAGATCAGATCACACCACTTTCAGAGTTCGAGGACAAGCTGTAAACCTGCTGAAATCAGCTACTATATCATTGATAAGCGCATGAAAGCTGGGCGGAGTATAATTTTGTCTTTCATcgtttttgaacttttttttaacattttagGTGTTGAGTGAGTTGTAGCCCTTTTTCTTGCCGTGGAGTCACACTCTAATTAGATGTGTCATGGGAAGACGCAAATGTCGTGTTGTTCTATGTTTTGATTTCAGTTTCCATGAGAACTACAAGATTGGTTGGAACTTCAATTTATTTCCTGTCTTCCCCTTATTTTATACTACTGTTTCTATTTACTGGTTTTTTGGCTAATAAACACGAAGTAATCTGATCAGTCTTGCGCTCAACTGGTTTAGTTTGAGGAATACGAATCCTATTGCTAGACACAGTTGCCCTCGAAGATTAAAGATGTGGAATGGAACTCCGGTTAAAACTCAGGTTCCTTTGAAAATTCAGATCCAAACTAAATTGTTTTGAAGTGGCTGTTCTGAATTAGGGGGTTAAAAATCTTTCGCCTTTTTATTCATCATTTTCGATTGTGCAACATGTTCGAGTTCTTGTAAAAGTTGAAAAGGTTAGGCACCAGCATTTGGAAAACAAGATGCATATTGTTGCCTCGTCTATTGTCAGGTTGAATTTAAGTTTCCTTTGAATCCTTGGATTCCGCCATGCCCTGGCTACTGCACTGTTCATTAGATGATTATTTTGTCGAAAGAGGTTCTTTTTTGGCCTTCCCTTGTAGGGTAGGGAAAGTTTGACACGCAAAATGATCACCACACCACAGTGATTCTCCTTGGCAATTCCATCCTCCTGAAAGGTGCAACCAAGTGCCTCTCTTCCTGAGGAATTGCATGAATAATTAACCTGACACTTGAAATCAGCTGCCCTGGTCTCAATGTATTTACAGAACATCCAGCTTGATTCTGTCAGAGGCATGGACAACAACAGAACAAAAACTTTCCTTATTGCTGTATGGAGAATTTCAAGCATATCAACTTCCAGACCCCCCAGTGTCATCACCCGCCGGACATAAACTACAAATGTTATGATAGTGCAAGGAGTGAAGTGCACTTAACAGAATTATTAACAAAATCTAAAGATTAAAGGCTAGTTGGTTGGGGATTTGAAAGCCATAATAATCTGTAAGTTAAATCAAGCAAATTCTAATGGAACTCTCAGGTTGGAATTGAATGTCATTCATGATCACCGAATTTAACATGATAATATGACTGAGAGTCAGACAAATCCTGCATTACATTCTAATGGAACATTTTGTAATGTTGCATGTAACTGTGTGTTTATGCAGTAgagattgattttgatttctgcCGAGGAGGTATATGAAGCCAGGTCTTCATCATGTCATACATTGTGAAACCAATTGCCACCGAGGGAACAATCTGAAACAAAATCAAAAAGCCAGCCACATCAGCATGTTGGAAGTACTTATATCCCACCTAATTTTCAACTAGTCTCAATTAAAAGGAAACTTTGAAGCGGCTGTTCTGAATTTCGTCCCAAAAGGTTTCCATAGAATCTGTTAACTATCATCAAAAACAATTTAGTTTGGAATGCATCAGGCATAATGATCCATTCCAGGTCTAGGAGTTTTAAAATTTTACCTTGATATAATTAATGCTGAGGCCAGCAAATAATTGCTTCCAACCTTGATGACGGGCGATAGTTAACAGCCTGTCCAACGTGCTCTTGTGCGGTGCACCAGCTTGCAATGAAGGTTGGAGATGCTCAACCTGAAACAGTGACATGATAATCCAATCCATGATTAGCATATATTCCTAAGACTAGTCATATATTTAATGCACAAAATCACATCCATGTATTTCTGCCACATTAGAATGTCAATGGCACTTCAAGTTGGAAAAACATACGATTACAAAATAACAATCAAAATGATTGGTTATAGCATCAAGGTTATAtgtaaaatgcaattttcaaaCAAGATTGTCAAGAATCAGCTCAAAATCCAATTACAGTATGCTACAAGACACGACATCGAAGAGGGAAGAAAacacagaaaaaaaaagtgaaactaCAATATATCCCAACCAAAGTTCGTGCAGCTTACCTGCATTTGTCTTCTTACAACATCTAAAGGATATGTAAAAGTCTGGCCAAGTAAACCAGCTAGTGCTCCACATGATAACCGCATCATAATAGATGTTTGGTGTTCTTCAGGAACATGTCTCTTAAGTTCTTCATAGATGTAAAACTTTAAACCAGCATAAGGAAGAATACCAACAAGTGTTGGACCTGCTCAAAGTAATTACAACATGACGTCAATACAAACATACAGCAAATACCTATTAAGCTAAGCAAACTAAAGAGCAAACCAGACAAATAGTTGTAGAAACCAACCATCAACTTAGTACAAATGCAACATCAATGAACAACATAACTCCAACAAAGAGTCACCATCACGTTTTGACAGTGCAAAACTAGAATTGATTCCAAACACAATAAAGAAGAAGGTGGCATAAAGCATGAAAAGTAGACGTGCCTACACCCCTATCTATTCAAATCTTTTAGGCATCAACAACTGAAgttgaaaaaaatgcaaccacAGTAAGCAACATAAGTGCAGCCAAGAATCAGTATCATTTTAGCAATGCACAACTAAAATCAACTACAACACAATAACAAAGAATATGACATAAGTTAAGAAATAGCATGAAAAGCAGATATTTACCTACACCCCTATAAAGTGCACGGACTCCCCCTTCTTTATATACACTCTCTATCACATTTCTTATGCCAGTGTAGGCAGGTTGCACATAAATACATCTTGTAGCATTCTGCAAAGTTGTTCTTGTATCAACAACCTGCAAAAAGGACGAAGAAAAAGAATAACCACCaggtaaaagaaaaaacaaaatttagaaGAATAATAACCATCAGGTGAAGCACAACATAAACCATGTCAAAACTTCTTTAGCATGTCCaggagaagaaaataaaaaatttagaagcaTTGAGGGTTAATGCAAAAGAGTGGTGGCAGCCAACTGGAAAAATTGATTACTGCCTATTTCTGTCTTCAGTCCACATGTTCCACTAAACCATCTGTACAGATAAATGAATCATTCATATTTGATCTCTTTTGGATGCTACTTTCAAGCATTTGACACTTGCAGTCTCAGAATTTCTACGCCCAAAAAGGGGTGTCTGATCACAGTTGCCGATTCTCTTTGATACAAAAGCAAAGTGTGCTATACAACTTACAAACAGAATCTCAAGTACTCATGCTCCTTTCTCAAGGAAATGTGGATAAATATCACTAACTACTGAGTACACAGTGGTTTGATACGGTTGTGCAAAAACTTTAAAACATCGGGCATCATTGTTTACTAAAGGTCAATTTTAGACAGCCCTTCGGCACACCACATCAGGAAAGGACAATGTACATCTCGATGATACTGATATTCTAGCACATTGTGGAACCATTTCTTCAAAAAGTAACAAGAATGAAATCATAATATCATAGGCCAAGAATGCAAAACAAGATATGTAGGAGCATCACTTAAGAGTGCCATGTATTACATCTACCAACCAACATCAACTCTGAAAAGTTAATAATAACATTCTAAACCCAAATAAAATTCTCAGTGGAAGAAACAAAAGTCCCAAAATGGTTCCCAAACTATATACCTGATAAGCAAGTTTGGTACGGGCTAAATCCAATGGATAGGTACACAAAACTGCTGTTCCCCCAGCAGCTGAACCTGCTAAAAGATCTACAACAGGCCCTGTCCCAAAGACAGAGCAGTTATCCAATATCCAAGACCGGTACTGCTCATAAGTCATGAAATGTAGTGCAGCATATGGAACAATTCGAAGGACGCTAGCTCCATTTCCTCTAAAAGAGATAATAAGAGTGAGTCAGTCAGAACTCAGAAAAGTTTGAGATGATATATAAAGAACATTTAGTGGTAAGACTCAAACTTACTTGTAAAATCCCATCACACCTTCATGCTTCATTAGCTTCTTTAGAGAATGATAAACACCAAGAGAATGAAATCCTGCTGTCCTTGTCTGCATATTCGAATAGAGGGTGCAGTGGGTGGAACAACGTTAGGAAGTTAAATTTGCAAATGTTAAATTAGGTTACAATGGATAGTGTGAAACAGACATTGAACATTTGTCTTTCATAATCAGAAACAACAGATGATGAGTAACAGCTCGATTCATGGCTATCCCCATAACAGCAGCCAAGATGATCATTATTTGCATATTGAACCAATAGGAATGTCATGGCAACTGGTTAATTGAATCTCAATAAAAGCAATCAAAGCTTAAAAATCATTTTGCAAACATGTCTTGGAAAGATACTGGACCAACTCCAATGACCAGATCTCGGGAAACAATTCTAAGAACCAAATTCTTGAGACTTTAGAAGGATACCTAtctaagataaaaataaaattctggAACTCTAGGCTCAACGTCTGCACTTGACATCTAGGATAATCATTGTTTATGAGGGAATCCAGTTAGTTAAGAAAATGGCATTCAATGAAGTTATTTTGAAAGGTTAATCTCCAATTATTATAGAGCTAGGAGTAGTATACATTCAGCTGATCCACAACATACAAAAAGTATGTAATGCAAACTGCTAACGAGGAAAACATCAGTTGATACAGAGATACACACACAAAATAAACTAGAAAGGGAAACTtcgaatataaaaaaaaaaaaaaaaacaaaaaaagtctcaagatcaaaagatcaaaagtcTTGGCAGGAGCCATGCAAAAGCAAAAGCCAGTCACCTGCAAAAGAATTTTAGTCCGTTCCAGCGGAGCAACGGCAGTTTTAGAAAATGCACCAGCAGCTCCTCCAGCAATCAGCTCCTTGACATAGACGGGCAAATGATCCACATATGAAACTTGTCTGCGAGCAGAAGATCCATCAACAAACCCTGCCACATTTGTGGATAAAGAGGACCCTTGGGAGGAACCCatcttcaaaaaaaatcaatctgAAAATTCAACTAGTATCCAAGAAACCAAACACTTCTCCTAAGTTAAAAAACCAATCCAATCCAATAGGGCTAAGATTAATTATCCACCCTGCAACTTGTAAAACTCCTTATCCCATCTATCCAGTGGGATACAAAATGGGAACACTTGCTGCTCAAATGGCAAAGCCAATGGCCTGAGAACACCCGGAATCGACCACCGCTTGTTCACAAGCCCAAACTCCTCTTCAGCAATAACAAGATACATCAAACAGACAAGAGGACAAAGAGAACTGATCAAAGCCCACCACTACAACTAAATCCACACGTTCTCGATTAAACAAATAAACCCCATAGATCTatatcaaaattcatcactaaGGGGAACAGCCCTAGGTCCAAAAACGGATTAAAAATCAAATCTTTGGAACTGAATAGCCAAATTTCAGATCGCAATACAGATAAAAATACAAAATTGCCAATAGCCACGGTTGGCCTAATATCATGTGACGGCAATAAGGTTCCAGGAACCCTCTTGAGAATTGCAACCAATAGAGAAAATAATCAAAACCCAGATGTAACCAAGGCGAAATCTTCAGGACCCACAAGAAATTAggcgcaaaaactaaatgtttCGGATACAAGCTTGATGAAGATGCTGAGTAATTTAACCTTGGATAATTGGGGAATCTTCCTTGGTTTTGAGATATGTAGGAATAATAAGCTGGTAAGCTGGGTGAAGAATCTCCCTACTTTCTTGGAAACTTACGGGAATCAAAACCGAAATTTTCAGATTGAAGCTAATGAAGAACAGGTCTCCCTAATTCGGGTCTTGGAAATGTCACAGGGGGTCGATGGAGTCGCGCGGCGTTGGATGacttcaaatttggaggaaTTAATATTGGGGTCTGCACCAGAGTGCGTAGTGCAGACCCTACCTACATACttgagttattttttttttttaaaaaaaaaaaagaaaagaaaagcacttGAAACTAAAATCTTTTAAAATGCCAACAGATGAATGGTTTGGCCTGTGCTAAAGGAATATCGAGAAATCCAACTACTCCTGTTTGGGATGATGAATTTATCAGTACATAAACTAATGTTATGGGATTTCCGCACAATCAGCCTTAGACAATCTAAAGCCTTGTTTTTCCATAATTTACGCTCACCACAAGGCAGATACCCAATTGAAAAGGCGGAAGCTGGAGTCCTAATGGAGCA
It includes:
- the LOC113703677 gene encoding elongation factor 2-like, whose product is MVKFTAEELRRIMDYKHNIRNMSVIAHVDHGKSTLTDSLVAAAGIIAQEVAGDVRMTDTRADEAERGITIKSTGISLYYEMTDEALKAYKGERQGNEYLINLIDSPGHVDFSSEVTAALRITDGALVVVDCIEGVCVQTETVLRQALGERIRPVLTVNKMDRCFLELQVEGEEAYQTFQKVIENANVIMATYEDPLLGDVQVYPEKGTVAFSAGLHGWAFTLSNFAKMYASKFGVDESKMMERLWGENFFDPATKKWTSKNTGSPTCKRGFVQFCYEPIKQIISTCMNDQKDKLWPMLSKLGVTMKSDEKELMGKALMKRVMQTWLPASSALLEMMVYHLPSPAKAQKYRVENLYEGPLDDQYANAVRNCDPEGPLMVYVSKMIPASDKGRFFAFGRVFSGKIATGMKVRIMGPNYVPGEKKDLYVKNVQRTVIWMGKKQETVEDVPCGNTVAMVGLDQFITKNATLTNEKEVDAHPIRAMKFSVSPVVRVAVQCKVASDLPKLVEGLKRLAKSDPMVVCTIEESGEHIIAGAGELHLEICLKDLQDDFMGGAEIIKSDPVVSFRETVLEKSCRTVMSKSPNKHNRLYMEARPLEEGLAEAIDDGRIGPRDDPKNRSKILSEEFGWDKDLAKKIWCFGPETTGPNMVVDMCKGVQYLNEIKDSVVAGFQWASKEGALAEENMRGICFEVCDVVLHADAIHRGGGQVIPTARRVIYASQLTAKPRLLEPVYLVEIQAPEQALGGIYSVLNQKRGHVFEEMQRPGTPLYNIKAYLPVVESFGFSGTLRASTSGQAFPQCVFDHWDMMSSDPLESGSQAAQLVTEIRKRKGLKDQITPLSEFEDKL
- the LOC113702704 gene encoding mitochondrial carrier protein CoAc1; this encodes MGSSQGSSLSTNVAGFVDGSSARRQVSYVDHLPVYVKELIAGGAAGAFSKTAVAPLERTKILLQTRTAGFHSLGVYHSLKKLMKHEGVMGFYKGNGASVLRIVPYAALHFMTYEQYRSWILDNCSVFGTGPVVDLLAGSAAGGTAVLCTYPLDLARTKLAYQVVDTRTTLQNATRCIYVQPAYTGIRNVIESVYKEGGVRALYRGVGPTLVGILPYAGLKFYIYEELKRHVPEEHQTSIMMRLSCGALAGLLGQTFTYPLDVVRRQMQVEHLQPSLQAGAPHKSTLDRLLTIARHQGWKQLFAGLSINYIKIVPSVAIGFTMYDMMKTWLHIPPRQKSKSISTA